The Hymenobacter sp. DG01 genome has a segment encoding these proteins:
- a CDS encoding TonB-dependent receptor: MQSTIRKSALGLGWPLMLAAGLPLTGALLAPTQVQAQTARTITGRVTDQATGEGIPGVTVLVKGTSAGASTGTDGSFTVQAPAQGNTLVFSAIGYVSVERPIGSNTTFNVTLSTDAKALNEVVVVGYGVQKKSQVTGAISSVDEQSLRDVPVANVGQALQGRAAGVNISSSSNTPGQNPVIRIRGNRSFSGSNDPLLVVDGVPYDGSLNDLNPDDIVSLEVLKDASSTAIYGARGANGVILISTRRGKNGPTRVTYSGYYGVKQAREFDLQNGQEFYDFRLRAYRARNPTFDPVATPTFLTQGERDNLAAGRFTDYQDLLIQKGRLQNHALGMSGGNEQTQYSASLGYYDETGVVPVQQFQRFSLRGTLDQQIGKRVKIGFNTLNTYIQQDDPNLNIINSILTGSPLASPYDANGLPILFPNTDTALPNPLTYYVEDAHKEQNRRLRSFNSLYGQVNILKGLDYRLNVGLDFRSETGGNFFATGTPARGTGVNQAGRSGNTASNILLENLLLYNRTFADKHDVNFTGLYSIQDFRTDNFSATVQDLPTNYQLYNNLGAGKPVTSTSGFSRWDIISYMGRLNYAFDNRYSATVTMRVDGSSRLSPGNKYKAFPSAAVAWNIANEGFIQDQSWVSGLKLRASIGRVGSTAINPYQTLGSLNTGLGNGNYTYGSTGAVGVVPGSIPNNDLGWEYTTTTNFGLDFGFFDNRVSGSVELYQQRTSDLLLPFALPGSSGYTSVLVNAGKTQNRGLEITLSTINMRTGGDRGFEWITDWNFTVNREKVLDLNRYNENGDPIDDLANQRFIGQPLYVIYDYKKTGIWQLGEESQAARYGTLPGQIKFEDVNNDGRIDAADRQIIGSRQPKFEAGLTNRFKYKGFDLTAVALTRVGATIVDPLLFGPSYFTTFDGRRNQINLDYWTPQNPTNNFPQPVQGIGDYQTDSRVLGYVSGTFVKVRSIDLGYALPSSLFSKVKMSTARIYVQVQNPFIWSPVDVYKKNKAIDPDALSYSSRFNNANSSQGGIEFTDGNPSNGNAGVAGRGVSYPATRAFIVGLNLGF, from the coding sequence ATGCAATCAACTATACGAAAATCGGCCCTTGGGCTGGGTTGGCCGCTGATGCTTGCTGCTGGCCTGCCGCTGACTGGCGCGCTGCTTGCCCCTACGCAGGTACAAGCGCAAACTGCCCGCACCATTACGGGCCGCGTAACCGACCAGGCTACCGGCGAGGGTATCCCGGGCGTAACGGTGCTGGTGAAAGGCACCTCGGCCGGCGCCTCTACCGGCACCGACGGCTCCTTTACCGTGCAAGCTCCCGCCCAGGGCAACACTCTGGTGTTCTCGGCTATCGGCTACGTGTCGGTAGAGCGGCCGATCGGCTCAAACACGACCTTCAACGTTACGCTCTCCACCGATGCCAAAGCCCTGAATGAGGTAGTGGTAGTAGGCTACGGCGTACAGAAGAAAAGCCAGGTAACGGGCGCAATTTCCTCCGTGGATGAGCAGAGCCTGCGCGACGTGCCGGTGGCCAACGTGGGCCAGGCCCTGCAGGGCCGCGCGGCCGGCGTGAACATTTCGAGCTCCAGCAACACCCCCGGCCAGAACCCGGTGATCCGCATCCGTGGCAACCGCTCGTTCTCGGGCTCCAACGACCCGCTGCTGGTCGTGGACGGGGTACCGTACGATGGCAGCCTCAACGACCTGAACCCCGACGACATCGTGTCGCTGGAAGTGCTGAAAGATGCCTCTTCCACGGCCATTTACGGGGCCCGCGGCGCCAACGGTGTTATTCTAATTTCGACGCGGCGCGGCAAAAACGGCCCGACGCGCGTTACTTACAGCGGCTACTACGGCGTGAAGCAGGCGCGCGAGTTCGACCTGCAGAATGGGCAGGAGTTCTACGATTTCCGCCTGCGCGCCTACCGGGCCCGCAACCCCACCTTCGACCCGGTAGCTACGCCCACCTTCCTGACTCAGGGCGAGCGGGACAACCTGGCCGCCGGCCGCTTCACCGACTACCAGGACCTGCTGATTCAGAAGGGGCGCCTGCAGAACCACGCCCTGGGCATGTCGGGCGGTAATGAACAGACCCAGTACTCGGCCTCACTGGGCTACTACGACGAAACGGGCGTGGTGCCGGTGCAGCAGTTTCAGCGCTTCTCGCTGCGCGGCACCCTGGACCAGCAGATTGGCAAGCGGGTGAAAATCGGCTTCAACACGCTGAATACCTACATTCAGCAGGACGACCCGAACCTGAACATCATCAACTCGATTCTGACGGGCAGCCCGCTGGCCTCGCCCTACGATGCCAACGGCCTGCCGATTCTGTTCCCGAACACCGATACGGCCCTGCCCAACCCGCTGACGTACTACGTTGAAGATGCCCATAAGGAGCAGAACCGCCGGCTGCGCAGCTTCAACAGCCTCTACGGCCAGGTCAACATCCTCAAGGGCCTGGACTACCGCCTGAACGTGGGCCTGGATTTCCGGTCCGAAACGGGTGGCAACTTCTTTGCTACCGGCACGCCGGCCCGCGGCACGGGCGTCAACCAGGCTGGGCGCTCCGGCAACACGGCCTCCAACATTCTACTGGAAAACCTGCTGCTCTACAACCGCACCTTCGCCGACAAGCACGACGTGAACTTCACGGGCCTGTACAGCATCCAGGATTTCCGCACCGACAACTTCTCGGCCACGGTGCAGGATTTGCCCACCAACTACCAGCTCTACAACAACCTGGGCGCGGGTAAGCCGGTGACCTCCACGAGCGGTTTTAGCCGCTGGGACATCATCTCCTACATGGGCCGCCTGAACTACGCCTTCGACAACCGCTACTCCGCCACCGTGACCATGCGCGTCGATGGCTCATCGCGCCTGTCGCCGGGCAACAAGTACAAGGCCTTCCCCTCGGCGGCCGTGGCCTGGAACATTGCCAACGAAGGCTTTATTCAGGACCAGAGCTGGGTGAGCGGCCTGAAGCTGCGCGCCAGCATCGGCCGCGTGGGCAGCACGGCCATCAACCCCTACCAGACCCTCGGCTCGCTGAACACCGGCCTCGGCAACGGCAACTACACCTACGGCTCCACCGGCGCGGTAGGGGTGGTGCCGGGCAGCATTCCGAACAACGACCTGGGCTGGGAATACACCACTACCACCAACTTCGGGCTGGACTTCGGCTTCTTCGACAACCGCGTGAGCGGCTCGGTAGAGTTGTACCAGCAGCGCACCAGCGACCTGCTGCTGCCCTTCGCGCTGCCGGGCTCCAGCGGCTACACCTCGGTGCTCGTGAATGCGGGCAAAACCCAGAACCGTGGCCTGGAAATTACGCTCTCGACCATCAACATGCGTACCGGCGGCGACCGGGGCTTTGAGTGGATTACGGACTGGAACTTCACGGTGAACCGCGAGAAAGTGCTGGACCTGAACCGCTACAACGAAAACGGCGACCCTATCGACGACCTGGCTAACCAGCGCTTCATCGGCCAGCCGCTGTACGTTATCTACGACTACAAAAAAACCGGTATCTGGCAGCTGGGCGAAGAGTCGCAAGCGGCCCGCTACGGCACGCTGCCCGGCCAGATCAAGTTTGAGGACGTGAACAACGACGGCCGCATCGACGCCGCCGACCGCCAGATCATCGGCTCGCGCCAGCCCAAGTTTGAGGCCGGCCTGACCAACCGCTTCAAGTACAAAGGCTTCGATCTGACGGCCGTGGCCCTCACCCGCGTGGGCGCCACCATCGTCGATCCGCTGCTGTTCGGCCCCTCGTACTTTACCACCTTCGACGGCCGCCGCAACCAGATCAATCTGGACTACTGGACGCCGCAGAACCCTACCAACAACTTCCCGCAGCCGGTGCAGGGCATCGGCGACTACCAGACCGACAGCCGCGTGCTGGGCTACGTAAGCGGCACCTTCGTCAAGGTGCGCAGCATTGATCTGGGCTACGCGCTGCCGAGCAGCCTGTTCAGCAAGGTGAAAATGAGCACGGCCCGCATCTACGTGCAGGTGCAGAACCCCTTCATCTGGTCGCCGGTGGACGTGTATAAGAAGAACAAGGCCATTGACCCGGATGCGCTGTCGTACTCGTCGCGCTTCAACAACGCCAACTCCAGCCAGGGCGGCATCGAATTCACGGACGGCAACCCGTCTAACGGCAATGCCGGGGTAGCAGGCCGCGGGGTGTCTTACCCGGCTACGCGCGCCTTCATTGTGGGCCTGAATCTGGGCTTCTAA
- a CDS encoding SDR family NAD(P)-dependent oxidoreductase has translation MAHIQSFVSPHTQTNGQHQPGTFSLEGKLALVTGGGTGIGLEIARCMATAGATVIITGRREAVLQEAVADLGPSVHYLTNDVCALDTLEDLVEQIETAHGPLDILVNNAGINMKKPALDVTDEEFSRIIHTNLNAVFALTRVCAKRMVERKSGVILMISSMAAYYGIDRVVAYAASKSAVEGMVKVLASEFSKHNVRVNAIAPGFIETEMSRTAMNSDPDRRDRAMRRTPMGKFGQPSDIGHAAVFLASEGARYITGASLPVDGGNSIGF, from the coding sequence ATGGCACACATCCAGTCCTTTGTTTCTCCGCATACCCAAACCAACGGGCAGCACCAGCCGGGCACCTTTTCCCTGGAAGGGAAGCTGGCCCTCGTGACGGGCGGCGGTACCGGTATCGGGCTGGAAATTGCCCGGTGCATGGCTACGGCCGGCGCTACCGTCATCATCACGGGCCGCCGCGAGGCCGTGCTTCAGGAGGCCGTAGCCGACCTGGGCCCCTCGGTGCACTACCTCACCAACGACGTGTGCGCCCTGGATACCCTGGAAGACCTGGTGGAGCAGATTGAAACCGCCCACGGCCCCTTGGATATTCTGGTCAACAACGCCGGCATCAACATGAAGAAGCCGGCCCTGGATGTAACCGACGAGGAGTTCAGCCGCATCATTCACACCAACCTGAATGCCGTGTTTGCCCTGACCAGGGTGTGCGCCAAGCGCATGGTGGAGCGCAAAAGCGGCGTTATTCTGATGATTTCCTCCATGGCTGCCTACTACGGCATCGATAGGGTAGTGGCTTACGCTGCTTCTAAGTCGGCGGTAGAGGGCATGGTGAAGGTGCTGGCCTCGGAGTTCTCCAAGCACAATGTGCGCGTGAATGCCATTGCTCCCGGCTTCATCGAAACGGAAATGAGCCGCACGGCCATGAACTCTGACCCCGACCGCCGTGACCGGGCTATGCGCCGCACGCCCATGGGCAAGTTCGGCCAACCCTCTGACATCGGCCACGCGGCCGTGTTCCTGGCCTCCGAGGGGGCCCGCTACATCACCGGCGCTTCCTTACCCGTCGATGGTGGTAATTCCATCGGTTTTTAA
- a CDS encoding alpha-glucuronidase family glycosyl hydrolase, with amino-acid sequence MLPRFFLLLALLCFGTVLPGRADDGYRLWLKYDELPEAGLRKAWQAQARGIVVESNATPTLQTAAHELQLGLQGLLGRPVPIGAAPGGRGSIRLRVAPDPALGREGYRITSQKNGLEITGPTDAAVLYGCFALLRQVQTGQLPDKLSLSSQPRIQYRLLNHWDNANGTVERGYAGSSIWKWLELPDRLDPRYQDYARANASIGLNGVVLNNVNASARYLTAEYLQKVAALAGVMRPYGIRVYLSVFWAAPKVIGGLPTSDPLDPKVQQWWKAKTDEIYKTIPDFGGFLVKANSEGEPGPQDYGRNHADGANMLATALGTHDGVVMWRAFVYKANSKGDRFKEAYEEFQPLDGKFNPKVLVQVKNGPIDFQSREPFHPLFGAMPRTPLVLEVQLTQEYLGFATHLVYLGPLIKECLEADTHAQGSGSTVAKVVDGTLEKHNLSGIAGVANIGSDRNWTGHPVGQANWYAYGRLAWDHTLSSEAIADEWTKMTVTREPKAVASVTQVLNQSRDVYVRYTTPLGLHHIMGQSIHYGPEPWLEKSARPDWTSVYYHKADAEGLGFNRTASGSNALSLYAPGARQVWSNPATCPPDYLLWFHHVGWGQQLSTGRTLWDELTTRYYTGADSVLWMQQQWEQAKPAVDPELHADVAARLRIQHREALWWRDACVLYFQTYAKRPLPPGLPPPTRPLAEIKELVDIYQLR; translated from the coding sequence ATGCTACCCCGCTTTTTTCTGCTACTCGCGCTGCTTTGTTTCGGTACCGTCCTTCCGGGGCGCGCCGATGACGGCTACCGTTTGTGGCTGAAGTATGACGAACTGCCCGAAGCCGGTCTGCGCAAGGCCTGGCAGGCGCAGGCCCGGGGTATTGTAGTGGAATCCAATGCAACCCCCACCCTGCAAACCGCCGCGCACGAGCTGCAACTCGGGCTGCAAGGACTGCTGGGGCGCCCGGTGCCGATAGGGGCGGCGCCGGGCGGTAGGGGTAGCATTCGGTTGCGCGTAGCCCCGGACCCTGCTCTGGGCCGGGAAGGCTACCGCATCACAAGCCAGAAAAACGGGCTGGAAATTACCGGCCCCACCGATGCCGCCGTGCTCTACGGCTGCTTTGCCCTGCTGCGGCAGGTGCAAACCGGGCAGCTGCCCGACAAACTCAGCCTGAGCAGCCAGCCCCGCATTCAGTACCGCCTGCTCAACCACTGGGATAACGCCAACGGCACCGTGGAGCGTGGCTACGCCGGCTCTTCCATCTGGAAGTGGCTGGAGCTGCCCGACCGCCTCGACCCGCGCTACCAGGACTACGCCCGCGCCAATGCTTCCATCGGCCTGAATGGGGTAGTACTCAATAACGTAAACGCCAGCGCCCGCTACCTCACGGCCGAGTACCTGCAAAAGGTAGCCGCCCTGGCAGGCGTAATGCGCCCTTACGGCATCCGGGTGTATCTCTCGGTGTTCTGGGCCGCGCCCAAAGTAATCGGGGGCCTACCCACCTCCGACCCCCTGGACCCTAAGGTGCAGCAGTGGTGGAAAGCCAAAACCGACGAAATCTACAAGACCATTCCCGACTTCGGGGGCTTTCTGGTAAAGGCCAACTCCGAAGGCGAACCTGGCCCGCAAGACTATGGCCGCAACCACGCTGATGGCGCCAACATGCTGGCCACGGCCCTGGGCACCCACGATGGGGTAGTAATGTGGCGGGCCTTCGTGTACAAAGCCAACTCCAAAGGCGACCGGTTCAAGGAAGCCTACGAAGAGTTTCAGCCTCTAGATGGCAAGTTCAACCCCAAAGTGCTGGTGCAGGTAAAAAACGGCCCGATTGACTTCCAGTCGCGGGAGCCGTTCCACCCGCTGTTTGGGGCCATGCCGCGCACCCCGCTGGTGTTGGAGGTGCAGCTAACCCAGGAGTATCTGGGCTTCGCTACCCACCTTGTGTACCTGGGCCCGCTGATTAAAGAGTGCCTTGAGGCCGATACCCACGCCCAGGGCTCTGGCTCTACGGTGGCCAAGGTGGTAGATGGTACTCTGGAAAAGCACAACCTCAGCGGTATTGCGGGGGTAGCCAACATCGGCTCCGACCGTAACTGGACCGGCCACCCGGTGGGGCAAGCCAACTGGTACGCCTACGGCCGCCTGGCCTGGGATCATACGCTCAGCTCCGAGGCCATTGCCGATGAGTGGACCAAAATGACCGTGACGCGCGAGCCCAAAGCCGTGGCCAGCGTTACGCAGGTCCTGAATCAGTCGCGCGATGTTTACGTACGCTATACCACGCCGCTGGGTTTGCACCACATCATGGGTCAGAGCATTCACTACGGCCCTGAGCCTTGGCTGGAGAAAAGCGCCCGCCCCGACTGGACCTCCGTGTACTACCACAAGGCCGATGCCGAGGGCCTCGGTTTCAACCGCACCGCTAGCGGCTCCAACGCCCTGAGCCTGTACGCCCCCGGCGCCCGTCAGGTGTGGAGCAACCCGGCCACCTGCCCGCCCGACTACCTGCTCTGGTTCCATCATGTGGGCTGGGGGCAGCAGCTCAGCACCGGCCGCACCCTCTGGGACGAGCTAACCACCCGCTACTACACCGGCGCCGACTCCGTGCTTTGGATGCAGCAGCAGTGGGAGCAGGCCAAGCCGGCTGTGGACCCCGAGCTGCACGCCGATGTAGCCGCCCGCCTGCGCATTCAGCACCGTGAGGCCCTGTGGTGGCGCGATGCCTGCGTGCTCTACTTCCAGACCTACGCCAAGCGGCCCCTGCCCCCCGGCCTCCCGCCGCCTACCCGCCCCCTGGCCGAAATCAAGGAGCTGGTGGATATCTACCAGCTGCGCTAA
- the uxuA gene encoding mannonate dehydratase, protein MLHTMRWFGPQDPVSLFALRQAGCTGVVTALHQLPVGSVWSQDDIRARQQLIEADNDRYAPLHWAVVESLPVHEDIKKGRPARAEYIRNYQQSLRNLAACGIRTVCYNFMPVLDWSRTNLTYEMPDGSRALRFVWEDFALFDLCILRRPGAEADYEPEVAAAARAKFATLTPEEITTLTNVVLLGLPGSEEAFELNGFQELLNEYATIDADALRENLYYFLREVGPVAEEVGIGLCIHPDDPPFPLLGLPRVVSTEADLAGLLQAYDSPANGLTFCTGSLGVRPDNDLPGIVRRLGNRIHFVHLRATKREENPRNFHEADHLEGDVDMYAVVQELVREELRRARTGGGNPSLPMRPDHGHQMLDDLEKRTYPGYSAIGRLRGLAELRGLELGIRRNLEASEENASAQLSDEAHATRFV, encoded by the coding sequence ATGCTGCACACCATGCGCTGGTTCGGGCCCCAGGACCCGGTTTCTCTTTTTGCTCTCCGGCAGGCCGGCTGTACGGGCGTAGTAACCGCCCTGCACCAGCTGCCCGTCGGGTCAGTATGGAGCCAAGACGACATTCGGGCCCGCCAGCAGCTGATTGAAGCCGATAATGACCGGTACGCACCCCTGCACTGGGCCGTGGTGGAAAGCCTGCCCGTGCACGAGGATATAAAGAAAGGACGGCCGGCCCGTGCCGAGTACATCCGCAACTACCAGCAGAGTCTGCGTAACCTGGCTGCCTGTGGCATCCGCACCGTGTGCTACAACTTTATGCCGGTGCTGGACTGGTCGCGCACCAACCTGACCTACGAGATGCCCGACGGCTCGCGGGCCCTGCGCTTTGTGTGGGAAGACTTCGCCCTCTTTGACCTCTGCATTCTGCGCCGCCCGGGTGCCGAAGCAGACTACGAGCCCGAGGTAGCCGCTGCCGCCCGCGCTAAGTTCGCTACCCTGACCCCGGAAGAAATTACTACCCTCACCAACGTGGTGCTGCTGGGCCTGCCCGGCTCCGAAGAGGCGTTTGAGCTGAACGGCTTTCAGGAGCTGCTGAATGAGTACGCCACTATTGATGCTGATGCCCTGCGCGAAAACCTGTACTACTTCCTCCGGGAGGTAGGCCCGGTAGCCGAAGAGGTGGGCATTGGCCTCTGCATTCACCCCGATGACCCGCCTTTCCCGCTGCTGGGCCTGCCCCGGGTAGTAAGCACCGAAGCCGACCTGGCAGGCCTGCTGCAGGCCTACGACTCGCCGGCCAATGGCCTGACCTTTTGCACTGGTTCCCTGGGCGTGCGGCCCGATAACGATCTGCCCGGTATTGTGCGGCGCCTCGGGAACCGCATTCACTTTGTGCACCTGCGCGCCACCAAGCGCGAGGAAAACCCGCGCAACTTCCACGAGGCCGACCACCTGGAGGGCGACGTGGATATGTACGCGGTGGTGCAGGAGCTGGTGCGCGAAGAGCTGCGCCGGGCCCGCACCGGCGGAGGCAACCCCAGCTTGCCCATGCGCCCCGACCACGGCCACCAGATGCTCGACGACCTGGAAAAGCGCACCTACCCCGGGTACTCCGCCATTGGCCGCCTGCGCGGGCTGGCCGAACTTCGGGGGCTGGAGCTCGGCATTCGCCGCAACCTGGAGGCCTCCGAAGAAAATGCTTCCGCTCAGCTCTCCGACGAGGCCCACGCCACCCGCTTTGTTTAG